From one Synechocystis sp. PCC 6803 substr. PCC-P genomic stretch:
- a CDS encoding flotillin family protein, which yields MQSKFWFEFLQTLPTLPGDTVPVMAIQASPGETSGELIIAQAPNQTLDNNNSALGGLSPLLFFPVVIIAVIFLILVTIFLYTRFYVIAPNNEALVRTGGVFKKEQMVILHGGCIVIPGFHEITRVSLREISIDVVRAGNLAVRTQDYMRANMRVTFYVCITPNRNEILTAAARLSKKGQISEADIKDALEKRADDAIRAAAKKKKLAELDSDKLGFADEVLNLIQGDLRKVGLTLNNIAISEIEESDTYDENNFFDAQGVRLRTETIQRSIQQKREVELTTRVAIEQGELEAEKKSLAIKREQEDANITQQKEIELLKLAQRKELESQEAQQQREIQEAKDKEEAKKERNKILQEQAVEEERIQKELAIQNSQIASAIALEERNKELKVAQALQKQEAEVAEIQRKKTIEASQLQAKAEIALAEQKTQITEQTAAIAIANKQKERLEAEALRAEAESGVITAQEVEAAERAQKLAVIVAQQDAQQHRIAEQNVVEIDVFRRRRQAESARQAAELEAESIRTLADANRHKAMAEAEGQKAIIEAHNSLSNANRTAELLKTIWPELVTQLPDLIKALAPQPGVLGESRIYSFPGLSGSNGNGSNSGDINKLLLSTSGLTLLNGLLNEGKLSTVVDQVKSLLQDPPSVSPPSAAVSEDDWPDLAPPTETNFSPEEI from the coding sequence ATGCAAAGTAAATTTTGGTTTGAATTTCTCCAGACCTTGCCCACCCTGCCAGGGGACACTGTTCCCGTAATGGCCATACAGGCTAGTCCAGGTGAAACTTCAGGAGAGTTAATCATTGCCCAAGCCCCCAATCAGACTTTGGATAATAATAATTCTGCCTTGGGAGGTTTGTCGCCACTGTTATTTTTTCCGGTGGTAATTATTGCGGTCATTTTTCTGATTTTAGTGACCATTTTTCTTTATACCCGCTTTTACGTCATTGCCCCCAATAACGAAGCTTTAGTCAGAACTGGCGGCGTTTTTAAAAAAGAGCAAATGGTGATTCTCCACGGAGGCTGCATTGTCATTCCCGGTTTCCATGAAATTACCAGGGTCTCCCTAAGGGAAATTTCTATCGATGTGGTGCGGGCAGGGAATTTGGCTGTGCGGACCCAGGATTATATGCGGGCCAATATGCGAGTGACTTTCTACGTTTGCATTACCCCCAACCGCAATGAAATTTTAACAGCGGCGGCCAGGCTTTCTAAAAAAGGGCAAATTTCGGAAGCGGATATTAAAGATGCTCTGGAAAAACGGGCCGATGATGCCATTCGAGCGGCGGCGAAAAAGAAAAAATTGGCGGAATTGGATTCCGATAAATTGGGTTTTGCTGATGAAGTGTTGAACCTGATCCAAGGTGATTTACGTAAAGTTGGTTTAACCCTCAATAACATTGCCATTTCCGAAATTGAAGAAAGTGATACCTACGACGAAAATAACTTTTTTGATGCCCAGGGAGTGCGGTTAAGAACGGAAACGATCCAACGATCCATCCAACAAAAACGGGAGGTGGAGTTAACCACCAGGGTGGCCATTGAACAGGGAGAATTGGAAGCTGAGAAAAAGAGTTTAGCCATTAAACGGGAGCAGGAAGACGCCAATATTACCCAACAAAAAGAAATTGAATTACTCAAACTAGCCCAACGGAAGGAATTGGAATCCCAGGAAGCCCAACAGCAACGGGAAATTCAAGAGGCAAAGGATAAGGAGGAGGCGAAAAAGGAACGGAATAAAATTCTCCAGGAACAGGCGGTGGAGGAGGAACGGATTCAGAAAGAATTAGCTATTCAAAATAGTCAAATTGCGTCGGCGATCGCCTTGGAGGAACGGAATAAGGAGCTAAAAGTGGCCCAGGCGTTGCAAAAACAGGAAGCGGAGGTGGCGGAAATTCAACGGAAGAAAACCATCGAGGCTTCCCAACTGCAAGCTAAGGCGGAAATTGCCCTGGCCGAACAAAAAACCCAAATCACCGAACAAACAGCGGCGATCGCCATTGCCAATAAACAGAAGGAACGGTTAGAGGCGGAAGCCCTGCGGGCCGAGGCAGAATCCGGGGTAATTACCGCCCAGGAAGTGGAAGCGGCGGAAAGGGCTCAAAAATTAGCAGTGATTGTGGCCCAACAGGATGCCCAACAACATCGCATCGCTGAACAAAACGTGGTGGAAATTGACGTATTCCGGCGGCGGCGGCAAGCGGAAAGTGCCAGGCAAGCGGCGGAATTGGAAGCGGAATCCATCCGCACCCTGGCCGATGCCAACCGCCACAAAGCTATGGCTGAAGCGGAGGGACAAAAAGCCATTATCGAAGCCCATAACAGTTTAAGTAATGCTAATCGCACAGCGGAGTTATTAAAAACCATCTGGCCGGAACTGGTTACCCAACTGCCGGATCTAATCAAAGCGTTGGCGCCCCAGCCCGGGGTTTTGGGGGAATCCCGCATTTACTCTTTCCCTGGGTTAAGTGGGAGCAATGGCAATGGTAGTAACAGCGGAGACATCAATAAATTACTGCTTTCCACCAGTGGCCTCACCCTGCTCAATGGTTTGTTGAATGAAGGCAAACTCAGCACCGTAGTTGACCAGGTTAAATCCCTACTCCAGGATCCCCCGTCGGTTTCCCCCCCTTCTGCTGCTGTCAGTGAAGACGATTGGCCTGACCTCGCTCCCCCCACTGAGACAAATTTTTCCCCGGAGGAAATTTAG
- a CDS encoding glycosyltransferase family 2 protein encodes MKLSVIIPIYNEIQTIEKILKKITTVMPEIPKEIVMVDDGSKDGTREWLVDTFGDPEQHPVLANVNLAGKFQCFPLDQSAETNGDRQGNSFVMPKEWEVKVIFHRQNQGKGGALHTAFAAATGDVLIIQDADLEYDPEDWGPMWKLIDGGWADVVYGSRFYGNPHRVLYFHHYLGNKLITSLIDLVCNINLTDIEVCYKMFRREVLEDLRLTCNDFGFEVEFTMKVTRSPKRWRIYEVGVAYYGRTFAEGKKINWRDGVKALGYIAKFWLTNA; translated from the coding sequence ATGAAGCTTTCGGTTATCATTCCGATTTATAACGAAATCCAAACCATCGAAAAAATTCTCAAAAAAATTACCACGGTAATGCCTGAAATCCCCAAGGAAATTGTCATGGTGGACGATGGCTCTAAGGATGGTACGAGGGAATGGTTGGTGGATACCTTTGGCGATCCGGAACAGCATCCCGTTTTAGCCAACGTCAACTTAGCGGGTAAATTCCAGTGCTTTCCCCTTGATCAATCGGCGGAAACCAACGGCGATCGCCAGGGGAACAGTTTTGTTATGCCCAAGGAATGGGAAGTGAAAGTAATTTTCCATCGTCAGAATCAGGGCAAAGGGGGGGCTCTCCACACTGCTTTTGCCGCCGCCACCGGGGATGTGTTGATTATTCAAGATGCGGATTTGGAATACGACCCCGAGGATTGGGGTCCCATGTGGAAGTTAATTGATGGGGGTTGGGCCGATGTGGTGTACGGTTCCCGCTTCTACGGCAATCCCCATCGGGTGCTCTATTTCCATCATTATTTAGGCAATAAATTGATCACCAGTTTGATTGATTTGGTCTGTAATATTAACCTCACTGACATTGAAGTTTGTTACAAAATGTTTCGACGGGAAGTGTTGGAGGATTTACGTTTAACCTGTAATGATTTCGGTTTCGAAGTTGAATTTACAATGAAGGTAACCCGATCGCCGAAGCGATGGCGAATTTATGAAGTGGGGGTGGCCTATTATGGCCGTACCTTTGCGGAAGGAAAGAAAATCAATTGGCGAGATGGGGTTAAAGCTTTGGGCTACATTGCCAAATTTTGGTTAACCAACGCTTAA
- the obgE gene encoding GTPase ObgE, translating to MQFIDQAEIEVQGGKGGDGMVSFRREKYVPAGGPSGGNGGRGGSVIFEADANLQTLLDFRYARIFKAEDGKKGGSSNCTGANGKDVVVQVPCGTMVYDLDGECLLGDLVSPGQRLCVAAGGKGGLGNQHFLSNRNRAPEYALPGLEGEQRQLRLELKLLAEVGIIGLPNAGKSTLIAALSAARPKIADYPFTTLVPNLGVVRKPTGDGTVFADIPGLIEGAAAGIGLGHEFLRHIERTRLLLHVLDVTAGDPIANFRVIQQELDAYGRGITEKPQIIALNKIDALDGEMIGEIETELKRFSTAPCLHISAATRRGLDDLMQLVWQWLDEMAAADAEAQRLLELELQAQAAMNNPFNSDVPIDGVTYSS from the coding sequence ATGCAATTTATTGATCAAGCGGAGATCGAAGTTCAGGGCGGCAAAGGCGGCGATGGCATGGTGTCCTTTCGGCGGGAAAAGTATGTGCCAGCAGGGGGCCCTTCCGGGGGCAATGGGGGCCGGGGTGGCTCGGTAATTTTTGAAGCGGATGCCAATCTGCAAACCCTGTTGGATTTTCGCTACGCCAGGATTTTTAAAGCGGAAGACGGCAAAAAAGGCGGCTCTAGCAATTGCACCGGGGCCAATGGCAAGGATGTGGTGGTGCAAGTTCCCTGTGGCACCATGGTGTATGACTTGGACGGGGAATGCCTCTTGGGAGATTTAGTTAGCCCTGGGCAAAGGCTTTGTGTGGCGGCGGGGGGCAAAGGTGGTTTGGGTAATCAACATTTCCTTAGCAACCGCAACCGGGCTCCGGAATACGCCCTACCGGGATTGGAGGGGGAACAGCGACAGCTACGGCTAGAGCTAAAACTGCTGGCGGAAGTGGGCATTATTGGTTTACCCAATGCCGGGAAATCCACCCTAATTGCAGCTTTGTCGGCGGCTCGTCCAAAAATTGCCGACTATCCCTTTACTACCCTGGTTCCCAACCTGGGAGTGGTGCGAAAACCCACCGGGGATGGCACCGTTTTTGCTGATATTCCCGGGCTAATCGAAGGGGCGGCAGCGGGCATTGGTTTGGGTCATGAATTTTTGCGCCACATTGAACGGACTCGTTTACTGCTCCACGTTTTAGACGTCACTGCAGGGGATCCGATCGCCAATTTTCGGGTGATTCAGCAGGAGTTGGACGCCTATGGCCGGGGGATAACGGAAAAACCCCAGATCATTGCTTTGAATAAAATTGATGCGCTGGACGGGGAAATGATTGGGGAAATTGAAACGGAATTAAAACGATTCAGTACTGCTCCCTGTTTGCACATTTCGGCGGCCACCCGGAGAGGCTTAGATGATTTGATGCAATTGGTGTGGCAATGGCTGGATGAAATGGCCGCGGCGGACGCAGAAGCCCAGAGGTTACTGGAGTTGGAATTGCAGGCCCAGGCGGCAATGAATAATCCTTTCAACTCTGACGTACCCATTGACGGGGTAACTTACTCAAGCTAA
- a CDS encoding chlorophyll a/b-binding protein — protein MSEELQPNQTPVQEDPKFGFNNYAEKLNGRAAMVGFLLILVIEYFTNQGVLAWLGLR, from the coding sequence ATGAGTGAAGAACTACAACCGAACCAAACCCCCGTGCAGGAAGATCCCAAATTTGGCTTCAACAACTACGCGGAAAAGCTCAATGGCCGGGCTGCCATGGTGGGATTTCTCCTCATCCTGGTGATCGAATATTTCACTAACCAAGGGGTGTTGGCCTGGTTGGGACTGCGCTAG
- the gloB gene encoding hydroxyacylglutathione hydrolase gives MDIHRLPALADNYIFLLHDRQRNQAAVVDPAEAKPVLDCLETLGADLVTIYNTHHHGDHVGANRELLAKYPNLEVYGGVEDQGRIPGQTVFLRDGDRLSFADREATVYFVPGHTRGHIAYYFAPGSGETIGDLFCGDTIFAGGCGRLFEGTPAQMVQSIGKLRQLPDQTRLWCAHEYTLGNLKFALTVDPSNKDLQERFQTVQGDRQRGQATIPSWLGTEKRTNPFLRWDNPAIQARVGMTEPARVFGKLRGMKDNF, from the coding sequence ATGGATATTCACCGCTTACCAGCCCTGGCCGATAACTATATTTTCCTCCTCCATGATCGCCAGAGGAATCAGGCCGCAGTGGTGGATCCGGCGGAAGCTAAACCTGTATTGGATTGTCTAGAAACCTTAGGAGCCGATTTAGTTACCATTTATAACACCCATCACCATGGGGACCATGTGGGAGCGAATCGAGAGCTGTTAGCAAAATATCCCAATCTGGAAGTTTACGGGGGAGTCGAAGATCAGGGACGTATTCCCGGCCAAACGGTGTTTCTGCGAGACGGCGATCGCCTCAGTTTTGCTGATAGGGAAGCCACAGTTTATTTTGTACCAGGCCACACTAGGGGCCACATTGCCTACTATTTTGCTCCAGGGTCAGGAGAAACCATCGGGGATTTATTTTGCGGTGACACCATTTTTGCTGGGGGCTGTGGCCGATTGTTTGAAGGCACTCCCGCCCAGATGGTGCAATCCATCGGCAAATTACGCCAACTACCAGATCAAACCCGTCTGTGGTGCGCCCACGAATACACCCTAGGTAACCTCAAATTTGCCCTCACCGTTGACCCCAGCAACAAGGATCTTCAGGAACGGTTCCAGACAGTGCAAGGCGATCGCCAACGGGGCCAGGCCACCATTCCATCTTGGTTGGGCACAGAAAAACGCACCAATCCCTTTCTGCGGTGGGACAATCCAGCTATTCAAGCTAGGGTAGGAATGACGGAGCCAGCTCGGGTATTTGGCAAGCTCCGGGGCATGAAGGACAACTTCTAG
- a CDS encoding dihydroorotase, which translates to METQCRPQVRCLDPIQGKETRVTVIVRGRAIVAVEDDSYPIPADAAVIPGENLLLAPSLADLYSYSGEPGYEDRETLSQLVKTAIAGGFGDVAILPNTDPPLDQPQTLQWLKQRLNQIEGVNAHHQPPGDPQAENRPDSAPVQCHWWGSVTQGNQGKQLTEWGELDQAGVIGFSDGGAIQDWRLLQRALEYGAIAGKPLALVPLNLSLRGNGVMREGPLAIQLGLPPDPVMSEAAVIASLLELLPHYGTPVHFMRISTARGVELIVQAKSQGLNCTASVNWHHLLLSNEAIAHGLPPHTPHYDPNLRFDPPLGNEGDRLALIEGVKSGVIDAIAVDHQAFTYEEKTQTFAETPPGAIGYELVLPCLWQGLVEKNLITPMALWRALSTNPRRCLGLPEVSNSRILFDPDQAWTLKRGTLQTSAYNSPWWNHSLKGRVVAWES; encoded by the coding sequence ATGGAAACGCAATGTCGACCCCAGGTTCGTTGCTTAGATCCCATACAGGGCAAGGAAACACGGGTGACGGTAATAGTACGGGGTAGGGCCATTGTGGCCGTTGAAGATGATTCTTACCCGATACCGGCGGATGCGGCGGTTATACCCGGAGAAAATTTGCTTTTGGCCCCTAGCTTGGCAGATCTGTACAGCTACAGTGGTGAGCCTGGGTACGAAGACAGGGAAACCCTCAGTCAATTGGTGAAAACGGCGATCGCCGGTGGGTTTGGGGACGTGGCTATTTTACCCAACACCGATCCTCCCCTGGATCAACCCCAAACTTTGCAATGGTTAAAGCAACGGTTAAACCAGATAGAAGGGGTCAATGCTCACCATCAGCCCCCTGGAGACCCTCAAGCGGAAAATCGGCCAGATTCGGCCCCAGTCCAATGCCATTGGTGGGGGAGTGTCACCCAAGGGAACCAGGGCAAGCAGTTAACGGAATGGGGAGAGCTAGACCAAGCAGGGGTAATTGGCTTCAGCGATGGGGGCGCAATTCAAGATTGGCGGTTACTACAGCGGGCTTTGGAATATGGAGCCATAGCCGGCAAACCTTTAGCTTTGGTGCCCCTTAATCTTTCCCTGCGGGGAAATGGGGTAATGCGGGAAGGGCCCTTGGCGATTCAGTTGGGCCTGCCACCGGATCCGGTGATGTCCGAAGCGGCGGTGATCGCCAGTTTGCTGGAATTGTTGCCCCATTATGGGACTCCCGTGCATTTCATGCGAATTTCCACCGCCCGGGGCGTAGAATTAATTGTCCAAGCTAAAAGTCAGGGTTTAAATTGCACCGCCAGCGTCAATTGGCACCATCTCCTGCTCAGTAATGAGGCGATCGCCCATGGTTTACCGCCCCACACTCCCCACTACGATCCCAATTTGCGTTTTGACCCTCCCCTGGGTAACGAAGGCGATCGGCTAGCGCTAATCGAAGGGGTTAAATCCGGCGTCATTGATGCCATTGCGGTGGACCACCAAGCCTTCACTTACGAAGAAAAGACCCAAACCTTTGCGGAAACTCCCCCCGGGGCGATCGGTTATGAATTGGTTTTGCCCTGTTTATGGCAAGGGTTAGTGGAAAAAAATCTGATAACTCCAATGGCATTGTGGCGAGCTTTGAGCACCAATCCCCGGCGATGCTTAGGTTTACCAGAAGTTAGTAATTCCCGTATTTTGTTTGATCCCGATCAGGCTTGGACCCTAAAAAGGGGCACTTTGCAAACTTCCGCCTACAACAGTCCTTGGTGGAATCACAGCTTAAAAGGTCGAGTGGTGGCGTGGGAAAGTTAA
- a CDS encoding ammonium transporter: protein MKPKNFPLARYVLGAMLAFLFVGVAQAQTETTSIAEVTYAINNLFLLAAAVLVLFMQAGFAMLEAGLSSHKNTVNVLFKNTFDVCVGVLLYFLFGYSLMYGENPVLGGFFGWGGFGITNNLDNVEGLSPQVDWLFQAAFAATAATIVSGAVMGRMYFKAYLIYSAVITGLVYPISGHWKWGGGWLDKLGFHDFAGSLLVHSVGGFAALAAVVVMGPRIGRFEGNKINSLGYQGITSSSLGVFILWVGWYGFNPGSQLAFVGALNTNTTMLIAVNTTLSAAAGGLAALAFDWITENKRKPNLLVTLNGILGGLVGITAGCDTVSNWSAIAIGVVAGILSVLGTKLLDRLRIDDGVGAWPVHGLCGIWGGIAVGIFSTNVEHKLSAQIVGSLVIPFWAFITMFFLFYVMDLWGILRVKPSQEKVGLDIVEHGQTEKGVEIAFED from the coding sequence ATGAAACCGAAAAATTTTCCCCTTGCTCGTTATGTCCTGGGCGCCATGCTGGCATTTTTATTTGTCGGGGTGGCCCAAGCCCAAACGGAAACCACTTCCATTGCAGAAGTTACCTATGCAATCAATAATCTATTCTTACTAGCTGCAGCAGTTTTAGTACTGTTCATGCAGGCTGGCTTTGCCATGTTGGAAGCCGGGCTGTCTTCCCACAAAAACACAGTTAATGTGCTGTTTAAAAACACTTTTGATGTTTGTGTGGGAGTGTTACTTTATTTCCTTTTTGGCTACAGCCTCATGTACGGCGAAAACCCGGTGTTGGGCGGCTTTTTTGGCTGGGGTGGCTTTGGCATCACCAATAATCTGGATAATGTCGAAGGGCTTAGTCCCCAGGTGGATTGGTTGTTCCAGGCAGCCTTTGCAGCTACGGCGGCCACCATTGTGTCCGGGGCGGTGATGGGGAGGATGTATTTCAAAGCCTATCTAATTTACTCCGCCGTGATTACCGGGTTGGTCTATCCCATCAGTGGCCATTGGAAGTGGGGAGGGGGTTGGCTTGATAAATTGGGTTTCCACGACTTTGCTGGTTCTCTTCTGGTGCATTCCGTGGGAGGCTTTGCAGCCCTGGCGGCGGTGGTGGTAATGGGACCTCGTATTGGTCGTTTTGAGGGCAACAAAATTAATAGTCTGGGTTATCAGGGGATTACATCCAGTTCCCTGGGGGTGTTTATTCTCTGGGTGGGCTGGTATGGCTTTAATCCCGGTAGTCAATTAGCCTTTGTGGGGGCTTTAAATACCAATACAACTATGTTAATTGCGGTGAACACCACTCTGTCCGCAGCAGCGGGGGGATTGGCGGCCTTGGCCTTTGACTGGATTACTGAGAATAAGCGCAAACCTAATTTGCTGGTAACCCTGAATGGTATTTTGGGCGGCTTGGTGGGCATTACCGCCGGTTGTGACACCGTTAGTAATTGGTCGGCGATCGCCATTGGTGTAGTGGCAGGCATTTTGTCGGTGCTGGGCACTAAGCTGTTGGACCGTCTACGCATTGACGATGGGGTGGGCGCTTGGCCTGTCCACGGTTTATGCGGCATTTGGGGCGGTATCGCCGTGGGTATTTTTAGCACCAACGTTGAACATAAACTTAGCGCTCAAATCGTCGGCTCCTTGGTGATTCCCTTTTGGGCCTTCATCACCATGTTTTTCCTCTTCTACGTCATGGATCTTTGGGGCATATTACGGGTAAAACCGTCCCAGGAAAAAGTGGGGCTCGATATTGTTGAACATGGTCAAACCGAGAAAGGGGTGGAGATTGCGTTTGAAGACTAG
- a CDS encoding hybrid sensor histidine kinase/response regulator — protein MGTASLLVADDDPDNFDVIDALLADQGYELNYADSGQRAIDNLDTFQPDLLLLDVMMPGLSGVEVCRMIRASARWHALPIIMVTALDSKLSLANCLAAGADDFISKPLNGLELQARIQAMLRLKHQYDALGNLLQQRESMVHMIVHDLRNPLTNLILGIQVLQRSHSDAPLPPERLDRLLQAGQQIQHLVDDMLVVSKQEHGKIRLDYQEVDLLALMGTVLDDYEAIASQKQLTLVRTWENKPLVAKIDPPIFQRIISNLLSNAIKFSPTGAKVEVAIITEDKDKVTICFIDQGPGIKDELKLKIFEPYEVGTIMPNIAQIGLGLAFCKMMSEAHGGAITVQDNQPRGAMFSLTLPQHPPVPFGWMPHDQWRGAAVDIGK, from the coding sequence ATGGGAACAGCTTCCCTTCTGGTGGCAGATGACGATCCCGATAATTTCGACGTTATCGATGCCCTCTTAGCGGACCAGGGTTATGAACTCAACTACGCCGATAGTGGCCAACGAGCTATTGACAATCTAGATACCTTTCAGCCGGACCTCCTGTTGCTTGATGTCATGATGCCGGGGCTAAGTGGCGTTGAAGTTTGTCGGATGATTCGTGCTTCGGCTCGGTGGCATGCCCTGCCAATTATTATGGTGACGGCCCTGGATAGTAAACTTAGCTTGGCTAATTGTTTGGCGGCGGGGGCAGATGATTTTATCTCCAAGCCCTTGAACGGATTGGAGTTACAGGCCCGTATCCAGGCCATGTTGCGACTGAAGCACCAGTATGATGCTTTGGGCAATTTGCTGCAACAACGGGAATCAATGGTGCACATGATTGTCCACGATTTACGCAATCCCCTCACTAATCTGATTTTGGGGATACAGGTTTTGCAGAGGAGTCATTCTGATGCTCCCTTGCCCCCGGAAAGACTTGATCGCCTGCTCCAGGCCGGGCAACAAATCCAGCATTTAGTGGATGATATGTTGGTGGTGTCTAAACAGGAACATGGCAAGATTCGTCTGGACTATCAAGAAGTCGACCTGTTGGCATTAATGGGGACTGTGCTGGATGATTACGAGGCGATCGCCAGCCAAAAACAATTAACCCTGGTACGGACATGGGAAAATAAGCCCTTAGTTGCAAAAATAGATCCCCCCATTTTTCAGCGTATTATTAGTAACTTGCTCAGCAATGCGATTAAGTTTTCCCCCACGGGCGCAAAGGTGGAGGTGGCGATCATAACGGAAGATAAGGATAAAGTCACCATCTGCTTCATTGACCAAGGGCCAGGTATTAAGGACGAACTTAAGCTCAAAATTTTTGAGCCCTATGAAGTGGGCACCATCATGCCCAACATTGCCCAAATTGGCTTGGGTCTGGCATTCTGTAAGATGATGAGCGAAGCCCATGGCGGTGCCATCACAGTCCAAGATAATCAGCCCAGGGGAGCGATGTTTTCCCTGACATTGCCCCAGCATCCTCCGGTGCCATTCGGTTGGATGCCCCATGACCAATGGAGAGGAGCAGCGGTGGATATCGGGAAATAA
- a CDS encoding universal stress protein — protein MFKHCLICTDFSDGLQRLAGFVEELSLSGITKLIFLHTVSVWEDEHIADVDESKLKEAKTYLESLVGQVPPGIEVKVEVSSVRYVDLVNQLVEQEAIDLIINGMPVRSNLESKLFGSHTLSLAKSTKVPVMILRPQLVSTYTVEEMALRCQHLWRNLLVPYDASSAGNYLIERLKSALEKAPPGKVESCYFLSILEDGMRRPELLEIRRQEAEAKLAEIKQQFSPLVPNIITEVRHGSPVQEILDTAFVNDITAIAVASRRATLLDWTVPSLTDSILNRSWFPLLFFSPKG, from the coding sequence ATGTTTAAGCATTGCCTCATTTGTACCGACTTTTCTGATGGACTACAACGACTAGCGGGCTTTGTAGAAGAACTTTCCCTCTCTGGCATCACTAAACTAATTTTTCTCCACACCGTCTCCGTTTGGGAGGATGAACACATAGCCGATGTGGACGAAAGCAAACTGAAGGAAGCCAAAACCTATCTGGAGTCCTTGGTGGGTCAGGTGCCTCCAGGGATAGAGGTCAAAGTAGAAGTATCCTCCGTGCGGTATGTGGACTTGGTAAACCAGTTGGTGGAGCAGGAAGCCATTGATCTGATTATTAATGGCATGCCGGTGCGGAGTAACTTAGAGTCAAAACTGTTCGGCAGCCATACCCTTTCCTTGGCGAAATCTACCAAAGTGCCGGTGATGATTTTACGCCCCCAATTGGTCAGCACTTACACCGTTGAAGAAATGGCTTTGCGGTGCCAACATCTCTGGCGCAATTTACTAGTGCCCTACGATGCTAGTTCTGCGGGTAATTATTTAATAGAAAGATTAAAAAGTGCCTTGGAAAAGGCTCCCCCCGGTAAGGTTGAGTCCTGTTACTTCCTCTCCATTTTGGAAGATGGTATGCGCCGTCCAGAACTGTTAGAAATCCGCCGTCAGGAGGCGGAAGCCAAGCTAGCGGAAATCAAACAACAATTTAGCCCCCTGGTGCCGAATATTATTACCGAAGTGCGCCATGGTAGCCCTGTGCAGGAAATTCTCGACACTGCCTTTGTCAATGACATTACGGCGATCGCCGTGGCCAGCCGCCGAGCTACGCTATTAGATTGGACAGTACCTAGTTTGACGGATAGTATTTTGAACCGCAGTTGGTTTCCCCTCCTGTTTTTCTCTCCCAAAGGTTAA